Genomic DNA from Gemmatimonadales bacterium:
ATCGAGGGGATCACCGTCACGCAGAGTCTGTCGGGGCGGGTCTTCGGCTACGGCGAAATTGTCGTGACGGGGAGCGGCGGGACCCAGGAACCGTTCGACAGCATCCAGGCACCGCTGGATTTCCGGCAGGCAGTACAGGCCGCGACGACGTCTGGGAGCTGACCAGGGCTGGGACGTGGTTCCGTCCAGTGGGTATTCGTCATCAAGAACGAGGTGATGACATCAATACCCAGGAGATCACTGCATGGCCCCGAAGCCGAAGACCCAGCCCGTCGCGAAGCCGAAGTCGCAATCCGCCGCACCCGATCCGTCGCCGGTCTCCCGCGCGAGGTTGATCGAACTCCTCAACGAAGACCTCGCCCGCGAATACCAGGCGATCATCGCGTACGTTGTCTATTCGCAAGTGCTCAAGGGCGCGGAATACATGGCGATCGCGGCCGAGCTGGAGAAGCACGCCGGCGAGGAGCTCCGGCATGCGCTGATCATCTCGAACCAGGTCGATTATCTCGGCGGCAACCCTGTGGTCGTGCCGAAACCGGTGAAGACCTCCGACAAGCCGCGCGAAATGCTGCGGTTCGACCTCGAAAACGAACGGCAGACGATCCTGCAGTACCGGGCGCGGCTGCGGCAGTGCGAATCGCTCGGCGAGTATGCCATCGCCGAGCATATCCGCCAGATCCTGGCCGACGAGCAGGAACACCTGATCGATCTCGCCACGGCGCTCGGCGAGGATCCGCCCGACCTCAGTCAGCCGCAGTAGAGGATTCCGCGACGC
This window encodes:
- a CDS encoding ferritin-like domain-containing protein; the protein is MAPKPKTQPVAKPKSQSAAPDPSPVSRARLIELLNEDLAREYQAIIAYVVYSQVLKGAEYMAIAAELEKHAGEELRHALIISNQVDYLGGNPVVVPKPVKTSDKPREMLRFDLENERQTILQYRARLRQCESLGEYAIAEHIRQILADEQEHLIDLATALGEDPPDLSQPQ